Proteins from one Pontibacter korlensis genomic window:
- a CDS encoding sensor histidine kinase encodes MNRKLTLFLFLFASLLCFIAIAVLHFNVFSPRAAAQNNQKEAEKIALRVQHCIDKANAQAEQLASKLSDNTVSFSQLLQETDYPVFIYRGGNIVFWSNHTFAPQPDVPENFTGALAIENEYGRFVVVRKAVRHYQIDVYIPLQVDYRIKNAYLTPKLDEEVFEQANLQLILDPEALLPQVRTRDGRFLFALNFEQAHKTSSYTSLQLGLFILGLLLFILFAVAVTKSYVRQQKYSQGILVLLLLLGGMRLVLLWLNLPFGIADVELFDPRLYAASFWSPSVGDLLLNVLLLAAVAGSGLYLFRKNRVVAQLSKMPHEKSRSLIMACVLIFFFLQLLLFKFYYSIYHNTPLVLDVTHSLSFTRYKTVMYLVMLVHTMALCMFTYILATVVSVLVPKEQKLWPFKMLMLIAGMLLLFTGVFVTELFMVVLVGFIFWTIIVLAAQHQHAVSLAYRTYLLFFLVVIVSALTGAMAQFSHYHNDLKTYKQNLAFNILQDNDVLGEYQLNQVATEIANDELIKMKMMGPYVDVSFIKRKITRQYLSDYFDKYEINVLLFDDQGKTLESADTTIATLQDLKHQFNKPQARTEHKGLYLLKDPARFNARTYLKLIQVPISNELNGTIALQLTLKKLLPNSVVPELLVDQKYNNPFGREMLSYSVYSGNKLRHSEGEYDYATNFDRSLLERPELYRQGVPQGDSHHYGVRSENRQTLIITTDKYGSRQVLSNFSFLFLVFVAGLILLGLLYLLLQRHRLREFSPNFSTKIQLFLNFGILVPMLLVSIATAGLVTASYKKDLMQRYEQRGEAIQEHLSKQLSRRLLQRQRNLQRNIAEVAAIAEADVNVYDRNGKLLVTSQPLIFEAGLLSKLVNPQAFAAISERQALRVLLQEQAGNLSFNSIYLPLRDEDYPAELAGFIGIPFFDSEKELDMKLIELITTTMNIFTVMFISFMVLTFFASRALTVPLRMLAEKLKRTSLTGKNEMLAYEGADEIGMLVSEYNRMLLTLEQNKQELAMQEKEAAWREMARQVAHEIKNPLTPMKLSLQYLQKAISEKRPNTEQLIAKISDTLITQINILNDIASSFSSFTSMPEPKAEPMDVAAALHKAVDLHNDPASAILTKKIPDEEIVVKADESLMVRTFNNLLLNAIQAVPASRKPQIQVKLELQGHHAVLISIRDNGSGIPEDIQSKVFIPNFSTKYTGSGIGLAVAKRGIENAGGRIWFETEEGQGTTFFIQLPLANER; translated from the coding sequence TTGAACCGAAAGCTTACCCTTTTTCTTTTTTTGTTTGCATCGCTGCTGTGTTTCATTGCCATTGCAGTATTACACTTCAATGTTTTTTCACCTCGGGCAGCAGCGCAAAATAATCAGAAGGAAGCAGAGAAGATTGCTTTGCGTGTACAGCATTGCATAGATAAAGCTAATGCGCAAGCTGAGCAGTTGGCTTCTAAATTGAGTGATAATACTGTCTCCTTCTCGCAACTACTCCAGGAAACTGATTATCCTGTTTTCATCTACCGTGGTGGTAACATTGTTTTTTGGTCTAACCACACGTTTGCTCCGCAGCCAGATGTGCCAGAAAATTTTACAGGTGCGTTAGCTATAGAAAATGAGTACGGACGCTTTGTGGTGGTAAGAAAAGCGGTAAGGCACTATCAGATTGATGTTTACATACCACTACAGGTAGATTACCGGATAAAAAATGCTTATCTGACTCCTAAACTTGACGAAGAGGTATTTGAGCAGGCTAATCTTCAGCTTATACTCGACCCGGAAGCACTATTGCCACAAGTAAGAACACGAGACGGACGTTTCCTGTTTGCGCTAAACTTCGAACAGGCACATAAAACATCAAGCTACACTTCCTTACAATTAGGCTTGTTTATACTGGGGCTGCTGCTATTTATACTTTTTGCAGTTGCTGTGACTAAATCTTATGTCAGACAGCAGAAATACAGCCAGGGAATACTGGTGCTCCTGCTGTTGCTGGGAGGAATGCGCCTCGTTCTTTTATGGCTTAACCTCCCTTTTGGTATTGCTGATGTAGAGCTTTTTGATCCTAGGCTTTATGCCGCCTCCTTTTGGTCACCATCAGTTGGTGACCTGTTGCTGAATGTTCTGTTGCTGGCGGCAGTTGCCGGTTCTGGATTATACCTGTTTCGTAAGAACCGAGTGGTGGCGCAGCTAAGCAAGATGCCCCATGAAAAGAGCCGCTCGCTGATAATGGCATGCGTGCTGATCTTCTTTTTTCTGCAGCTTCTCCTGTTCAAATTCTATTACAGCATATACCACAATACTCCACTAGTACTGGATGTTACCCACTCCCTCAGTTTTACAAGATATAAGACGGTAATGTACCTGGTGATGCTGGTGCATACAATGGCGCTATGCATGTTTACTTATATACTAGCGACTGTTGTGTCTGTGCTGGTGCCAAAAGAGCAGAAACTGTGGCCCTTTAAAATGCTGATGTTAATAGCAGGAATGCTGCTACTCTTCACAGGTGTTTTTGTAACGGAGCTGTTCATGGTAGTACTTGTAGGTTTTATCTTCTGGACTATTATTGTGCTGGCAGCCCAACACCAGCATGCGGTCAGTCTTGCCTACCGTACCTATTTGCTTTTTTTCCTGGTGGTGATAGTTAGTGCTCTAACAGGTGCCATGGCACAGTTCTCCCATTACCACAACGACCTGAAAACCTATAAGCAGAACTTAGCTTTTAACATTCTACAGGATAACGATGTACTGGGAGAGTATCAGCTGAATCAAGTGGCTACTGAGATTGCCAATGATGAACTGATCAAGATGAAGATGATGGGACCCTATGTAGATGTCTCTTTCATCAAACGCAAGATTACGCGGCAATACCTGAGCGATTACTTTGATAAGTACGAGATCAATGTTTTGCTCTTTGATGATCAGGGCAAGACACTTGAAAGCGCAGATACTACGATTGCCACCTTGCAAGACCTTAAACATCAGTTTAACAAGCCTCAGGCCCGAACAGAACATAAAGGGCTTTATCTCTTAAAAGACCCGGCACGATTTAATGCCCGTACTTACTTAAAGCTCATACAAGTACCTATCAGCAATGAACTGAATGGTACTATTGCCCTGCAGTTGACACTAAAGAAACTGCTGCCTAACAGTGTAGTTCCGGAGCTATTGGTTGATCAAAAGTATAATAATCCGTTTGGGCGCGAAATGTTGAGTTACTCCGTTTACAGCGGTAATAAATTGCGGCACAGTGAAGGAGAGTATGACTATGCTACCAATTTTGATCGCAGCCTCTTGGAACGGCCTGAGCTGTACCGACAAGGTGTTCCACAGGGAGACTCGCATCATTATGGGGTACGTAGCGAAAACAGACAAACACTCATCATTACCACCGATAAGTACGGAAGCCGGCAAGTTCTCTCTAATTTCTCTTTCCTGTTTCTCGTTTTCGTAGCAGGACTAATACTTTTAGGCTTACTGTACCTGTTACTTCAGCGCCATAGACTGCGTGAGTTCAGTCCGAACTTCAGTACCAAAATTCAGCTCTTCCTTAACTTTGGTATACTAGTACCAATGCTCCTGGTAAGTATAGCTACCGCTGGTCTGGTTACGGCCTCATATAAGAAAGATTTGATGCAGCGGTATGAGCAGAGAGGAGAGGCCATTCAGGAGCATCTGTCTAAACAACTAAGCCGAAGACTTTTGCAGCGTCAGCGGAACCTGCAGCGGAATATAGCTGAGGTGGCAGCCATTGCAGAGGCCGATGTAAACGTCTACGACCGCAATGGGAAGTTGCTTGTAACCAGCCAGCCATTAATTTTCGAAGCCGGGCTGCTTTCTAAGCTGGTAAACCCGCAGGCTTTTGCTGCCATTTCGGAGCGACAGGCCTTAAGGGTGCTGTTGCAGGAGCAGGCAGGTAACCTTAGCTTCAACTCCATTTACCTGCCCCTGCGCGATGAGGACTACCCAGCCGAGCTGGCAGGTTTTATCGGCATTCCTTTCTTTGACTCAGAGAAGGAGCTGGACATGAAGCTAATCGAGCTTATTACTACCACGATGAATATCTTCACGGTGATGTTCATTTCCTTTATGGTGTTGACCTTCTTTGCCTCGCGTGCCCTAACAGTGCCATTGCGTATGCTGGCCGAAAAACTCAAACGTACCTCCTTAACTGGTAAAAATGAGATGCTGGCTTACGAGGGGGCAGATGAGATAGGTATGCTGGTGAGCGAATATAACCGAATGCTCTTAACCCTGGAACAGAACAAGCAGGAGCTGGCGATGCAAGAGAAGGAGGCAGCCTGGCGTGAAATGGCAAGGCAGGTGGCGCACGAGATAAAAAATCCGCTCACGCCTATGAAGCTTTCGCTCCAATACCTGCAGAAGGCTATTTCTGAAAAGAGGCCAAATACAGAGCAGCTTATTGCCAAGATCTCGGATACACTCATCACACAAATCAACATACTGAACGATATTGCTTCGTCGTTCTCAAGCTTTACCTCAATGCCGGAACCGAAGGCTGAGCCGATGGATGTGGCGGCTGCTTTGCACAAAGCTGTAGATTTGCATAATGATCCTGCCTCAGCTATACTTACCAAGAAGATTCCGGATGAGGAGATAGTTGTGAAAGCAGACGAAAGTCTGATGGTGCGTACGTTCAATAATTTGCTTTTAAATGCCATTCAGGCGGTTCCTGCTAGCCGGAAGCCACAGATACAGGTAAAGCTGGAACTGCAAGGGCACCATGCGGTGTTGATTTCGATCAGAGATAATGGCAGCGGCATTCCGGAAGATATTCAGAGCAAGGTCTTTATACCAAACTTCAGCACGAAGTATACAGGGTCGGGTATTGGGCTTGCCGTGGCTAAACGTGGCATTGAAAATGCAGGTGGCCGCATCTGGTTCGAAACTGAGGAAGGGCAGGGTACTACATTCTTTATACAGTTACCGCTGGCTAATGAGCGCTAG
- a CDS encoding LytR/AlgR family response regulator transcription factor has protein sequence MTTCYVVDDEQHAIDVLSRYIQNTPGLKLVGSEENPLHALDTITSGKVSADITFLDVDMPQLSGVDLAGLINSCTTVVFTTAYPDYAFQAFEKNAVDYLLKPISYERFLRAVAKVKESLKPKAKKQEDAYFFIKADVKGKFVKVSIEDIVYVEAMQNYVRIQTSSERLTTYLSMKEIEEHLPTADFTRVHKSFIVNNAKVKSVEGNQIMLSNENSVSLGPSYRATFLEMINAKLLKSKRIS, from the coding sequence ATGACAACTTGCTACGTAGTGGACGATGAGCAGCACGCAATTGATGTACTCTCACGCTATATACAGAACACGCCTGGGCTTAAATTAGTGGGATCGGAAGAGAACCCGCTGCATGCCCTCGACACTATTACCTCGGGCAAAGTATCGGCAGACATTACATTTCTGGATGTAGATATGCCACAGCTTTCAGGTGTAGACCTGGCAGGGCTGATCAACAGTTGTACCACGGTGGTTTTCACGACAGCCTACCCTGATTATGCATTTCAGGCTTTTGAGAAGAATGCAGTAGATTACCTGCTTAAGCCTATCTCTTATGAACGGTTTCTACGTGCTGTAGCAAAGGTGAAGGAATCCTTGAAACCTAAAGCGAAGAAGCAAGAAGATGCCTACTTCTTCATCAAGGCAGATGTGAAAGGAAAATTCGTAAAAGTCAGCATTGAGGATATCGTCTATGTAGAAGCCATGCAAAATTATGTGCGTATTCAAACTTCTTCCGAAAGGCTGACCACCTACTTAAGCATGAAAGAAATTGAGGAGCACCTGCCGACAGCAGACTTCACCAGAGTGCATAAATCTTTTATCGTAAACAATGCTAAAGTAAAATCGGTAGAGGGCAACCAGATTATGTTGTCCAATGAAAACTCTGTATCGCTAGGCCCAAGTTACCGAGCAACATTCCTGGAAATGATCAATGCCAAGCTTTTAAAAAGTAAGCGAATATCTTAA
- a CDS encoding sensor histidine kinase, with product MPISTSYRTILYHILAWAAFITYEVLLVELISPTTTAWWEWTCWYTLNICLFYFFAHVVLQYTVKHKQLLLLPLLVPAIVAGYITIQVGLESVINLFRDEPESFSINRVFLLRATWRCIYFLGFSTAYWFTRQTIKNTKHINKIELQRLQAEREKAELTKGLARSQNALHQAQVSPHLLFNTLNFIYNSVQDVSPKASKGVLLLSEVMHYALQRVQEDGKTDLKNEVEHIERYIALNQLRFSYPLQLQMKCCGQLQGRIPPLLLLTFVENIFKHGDLTDPSQAAQILVSSIQNQLYFSTNNKKRKHHAARGHGIGIQNAKTRLTQYYTENDYTLAIQEDDQHHRLSLKINLT from the coding sequence ATGCCGATTAGCACTTCATACCGCACTATTCTATATCACATACTTGCCTGGGCAGCATTTATTACATATGAAGTGTTACTTGTCGAACTCATCAGTCCGACTACGACTGCTTGGTGGGAATGGACCTGTTGGTATACGCTTAATATTTGTCTGTTTTATTTCTTCGCCCATGTAGTGCTGCAGTATACCGTTAAGCATAAACAACTCCTATTGCTTCCTTTACTCGTTCCAGCAATCGTAGCCGGATACATTACCATTCAGGTTGGTCTGGAAAGCGTTATTAATTTATTTCGCGATGAGCCTGAGTCCTTTAGTATAAACAGGGTGTTTTTACTGCGAGCAACCTGGAGGTGTATCTATTTTCTGGGGTTTAGTACAGCCTATTGGTTTACTCGCCAAACAATCAAGAACACCAAACACATCAATAAAATAGAGCTACAACGCCTGCAGGCCGAACGAGAGAAGGCAGAACTTACCAAAGGACTTGCTCGCTCACAGAATGCATTGCACCAAGCACAGGTTAGTCCCCACCTACTTTTCAACACGCTCAATTTTATTTATAACTCCGTGCAAGATGTGTCTCCCAAGGCATCTAAGGGTGTTTTGCTACTCTCTGAAGTTATGCATTATGCGCTCCAGCGGGTGCAAGAGGACGGCAAAACCGACCTCAAAAATGAGGTGGAGCACATTGAACGATACATTGCCCTTAACCAACTTAGATTCAGCTATCCGCTTCAGTTGCAGATGAAGTGCTGTGGCCAACTGCAAGGCAGAATTCCACCGCTACTTTTGCTCACCTTTGTGGAGAATATTTTCAAACATGGCGACTTAACCGATCCGTCGCAAGCCGCACAAATCCTGGTTTCTAGTATCCAGAATCAACTCTATTTCAGTACTAACAATAAAAAGCGCAAACATCATGCTGCTCGTGGGCATGGCATAGGAATACAGAATGCCAAAACCAGGCTCACCCAATATTACACCGAAAACGACTATACCTTAGCTATACAAGAAGACGATCAGCATCACCGCCTTAGTCTAAAAATTAACCTGACATGA
- a CDS encoding YciI family protein, translating to MKNLFALAVLCCFSFAANAQAQSPSYDKALADSLGADAYGMKSYVLAILKTGSNTTTDKQKLNEYFRGHMENIGKLAKEGKLIVAGPLGKNEKNYRGIFILDVKTVEEAQKLVETDPAVRAKVFEVELYPWYGSAALPVYLETHSKIEQQKP from the coding sequence GTGAAAAACCTATTCGCTCTTGCTGTACTTTGTTGTTTCAGCTTTGCGGCAAATGCTCAGGCTCAATCTCCAAGTTACGATAAGGCCCTGGCTGACTCATTAGGTGCTGATGCCTATGGAATGAAATCTTATGTGCTGGCTATACTTAAAACCGGCTCTAACACCACTACCGACAAGCAAAAGCTAAACGAGTATTTCCGTGGGCATATGGAGAACATTGGCAAACTGGCAAAAGAGGGGAAACTGATTGTAGCCGGGCCACTTGGTAAGAACGAAAAGAACTACCGCGGCATTTTTATACTTGATGTAAAGACAGTAGAAGAAGCTCAGAAGCTGGTGGAGACTGACCCAGCTGTAAGGGCCAAGGTTTTTGAGGTGGAACTTTACCCCTGGTATGGTTCAGCTGCGCTTCCGGTATACTTAGAGACGCATAGTAAGATTGAGCAGCAAAAGCCGTAA
- the rfaD gene encoding ADP-glyceromanno-heptose 6-epimerase, producing MIVVTGAAGFIASCLVSRLNQDNFNDIVVVDNFSVAKKEDNLKGKKIKEFVDRDNFFEWLDEHYEDVEFIFHLGARTDTTEFNKDVFDLLNLNYSKQMWNACAEYQIPLVYASSAATYGSGTLGYDDNEATIPLLKPLNPYGESKNDFDIWALEQTAKPFFWAGLKFFNVYGPNEYHKGKMASVIFHAYNQIKDHGSMKLFRSHNPDYADGEQMRDFVYVKDVVDVCMFLMHHRKNSGIYNLGSGQARTFMALALNTFEAMGIEPNIDFMDTPENLRANYQYFTEANMSKLRSIGYDKPFYTLEEGVNDYVQNYLMEEKYY from the coding sequence ATGATAGTAGTAACAGGTGCCGCTGGTTTCATCGCCAGCTGCCTCGTAAGCAGGCTGAACCAGGACAATTTCAATGATATAGTGGTGGTGGATAATTTTTCCGTTGCCAAGAAGGAAGATAACCTGAAAGGGAAGAAAATAAAGGAGTTCGTAGACCGCGATAACTTCTTTGAGTGGCTGGATGAGCACTATGAGGATGTCGAGTTTATCTTCCACCTGGGCGCCCGCACCGACACTACCGAGTTCAACAAGGACGTGTTCGACCTGCTGAACCTGAATTACTCCAAGCAAATGTGGAACGCCTGTGCTGAATACCAGATTCCGCTGGTGTACGCTTCTTCGGCTGCCACTTATGGCTCAGGCACCTTGGGCTACGACGATAATGAAGCCACCATTCCGTTGCTAAAACCGCTCAACCCTTACGGCGAGTCTAAAAACGATTTTGATATCTGGGCACTGGAGCAAACAGCCAAGCCTTTCTTTTGGGCAGGACTGAAATTCTTTAACGTATATGGCCCTAACGAGTATCATAAGGGTAAAATGGCTTCCGTTATTTTCCATGCCTATAACCAGATAAAGGATCATGGCAGCATGAAGCTGTTCCGCTCGCACAATCCTGATTATGCAGATGGTGAGCAGATGCGCGATTTTGTCTATGTAAAGGATGTGGTGGATGTATGTATGTTCCTGATGCATCACCGCAAGAACTCTGGCATCTATAATCTTGGCTCCGGCCAGGCCCGTACCTTCATGGCGCTGGCGCTAAATACCTTCGAAGCCATGGGCATAGAGCCAAATATTGACTTTATGGATACCCCGGAGAACCTGCGCGCCAACTACCAGTACTTCACGGAGGCCAACATGAGCAAGTTGCGCTCTATCGGGTATGATAAGCCATTTTATACTCTTGAGGAAGGCGTGAATGATTATGTACAGAATTACCTGATGGAAGAGAAGTATTACTAA
- a CDS encoding ABC transporter substrate-binding protein has product MRQARLILHTLLCLLLLSCNEQEKQTQEEELILKDDLGRELKLQQKPERVFSFASSMTEMLFAVLDTSTIVARTPNCDYPAAALEKPVVNNYPVDYEQVLALKPDLVFTVEGITPLEVAERLQQLGVPVYYQKYRSVEDIFTGLEDIGRIMGREQQAKQLTDSLRQEVAQINQRHQQQNAPQQVLAITWTDPIYVHGQNTIFTDKLHILGAENAVKEVFEQPYPALTREYILKLNPSVLLGGTKEELEEKFFNLYPELRRIEAYQNNRIYEPTDNLMSRPSPRVVESLRELEGFLYP; this is encoded by the coding sequence TTGAGACAAGCCAGACTTATACTACATACCCTACTTTGCCTGCTCCTGTTGTCTTGCAATGAGCAAGAGAAACAAACGCAGGAGGAAGAACTGATACTAAAAGACGACCTGGGGCGTGAACTGAAGCTGCAGCAAAAGCCTGAACGGGTGTTCTCCTTTGCCTCTTCCATGACAGAGATGCTCTTTGCCGTTCTCGACACCAGTACCATTGTTGCCCGCACCCCAAATTGCGATTACCCTGCCGCTGCTCTCGAGAAGCCAGTAGTAAATAACTACCCGGTTGATTATGAGCAGGTGCTGGCGCTTAAACCAGATCTTGTTTTCACCGTGGAAGGCATCACTCCACTGGAGGTGGCAGAGCGCTTACAGCAGTTAGGTGTACCGGTGTATTACCAGAAGTATAGGTCTGTAGAGGATATTTTTACTGGATTGGAAGACATTGGCCGAATTATGGGTCGTGAGCAACAGGCTAAGCAGCTCACTGATTCGCTACGTCAGGAAGTAGCACAGATAAATCAGCGGCATCAACAGCAAAATGCTCCGCAGCAGGTATTAGCTATCACCTGGACCGATCCAATTTATGTGCATGGGCAGAACACGATCTTTACAGATAAGCTCCACATACTTGGTGCCGAGAATGCTGTGAAAGAAGTATTCGAGCAGCCATATCCTGCGCTTACCCGCGAGTATATTCTAAAGCTTAACCCATCTGTTTTATTAGGTGGAACAAAAGAGGAGCTTGAGGAAAAGTTCTTCAACTTATACCCAGAGCTCCGCAGGATAGAGGCTTACCAAAATAACCGCATTTACGAACCAACAGATAACCTGATGTCGCGGCCTAGCCCAAGGGTGGTGGAGTCGTTGCGGGAACTGGAGGGCTTCCTGTACCCATGA
- a CDS encoding FecCD family ABC transporter permease, with protein sequence MMLRRSLYFILALLLILMVGVLGLQVGSFDTDTAAIFNALFNYDSSNTTHFAILHLRLPRLILALVVGASLAFCGYLMQAMVNNGLADPYLLGTASGASLGAVIVFFGFVPIAVAGVYLPPVFALAGAFLVTLVVVMLGYRKRQIIPAQLLLAGIALSSLVTALVGLLTFLSDSEGKLRSVVFWSMGSFERASWDMVPYPAAALLGALLLFAFYQKQLNILLLGEERAQALGIQVAQTRWVILGTVSVVTGFAVATSGPIGFVGLIIPHVTRGLLGATGRSNLLLCAFIGGLFMLLCDLLSRIIYPPAGLPIGIITSFFGVPFFVYLLFKKNYNFKG encoded by the coding sequence ATGATGTTGCGGCGCAGCTTATACTTTATACTTGCTCTACTGTTGATTTTGATGGTAGGGGTACTGGGGCTTCAGGTAGGTTCTTTCGATACCGACACGGCAGCCATCTTTAATGCGCTGTTTAACTATGACTCTTCCAACACTACTCACTTTGCCATACTTCATCTGCGTCTGCCCCGGCTTATACTTGCTTTGGTAGTAGGTGCCTCCTTAGCTTTTTGTGGTTACCTCATGCAGGCTATGGTTAACAATGGCCTGGCTGATCCCTATCTGCTGGGTACAGCCTCGGGCGCTTCTTTAGGAGCTGTCATCGTTTTCTTTGGCTTTGTACCTATAGCAGTGGCCGGAGTTTACTTGCCACCGGTGTTTGCTTTGGCAGGTGCTTTTTTGGTAACGTTGGTGGTTGTGATGCTCGGGTACAGAAAAAGACAGATCATCCCTGCTCAGTTACTGTTAGCTGGTATTGCCCTTAGTTCTCTGGTAACTGCCCTTGTGGGCCTGCTCACTTTCCTTTCCGACTCGGAGGGGAAGCTGAGATCTGTCGTGTTCTGGTCGATGGGGAGCTTTGAGCGAGCCAGCTGGGACATGGTGCCATATCCGGCGGCAGCTCTGTTAGGGGCATTGTTGCTGTTTGCATTCTACCAAAAGCAGCTGAACATACTTTTGCTGGGCGAAGAGCGGGCACAGGCACTAGGTATACAAGTAGCGCAGACCCGCTGGGTTATACTGGGAACGGTATCGGTGGTAACAGGCTTCGCTGTGGCCACTTCCGGCCCCATAGGTTTTGTAGGACTGATCATACCGCATGTTACACGAGGTTTACTGGGAGCAACAGGCCGCTCTAACCTACTTTTATGTGCCTTTATAGGAGGTCTCTTCATGCTCTTGTGCGATTTGCTTTCCAGAATAATTTATCCGCCTGCCGGACTGCCAATAGGAATTATTACTTCGTTCTTTGGTGTTCCTTTCTTTGTATATTTGCTGTTCAAAAAGAATTACAATTTTAAAGGATAA
- a CDS encoding 6-pyruvoyl trahydropterin synthase family protein: MIYVSRLEHFNAAHKLFNPNWSLAKNKEVFGPCANTNWHGHNYELIVTVKGMPDPDTGFVIDLKKLSTLIRTHIIAKVDHKNLNLDVAFMEDKLASTENLIVEFWKILEPRVKEISNNNASLHSLKLYETPRNYVEYFGE, translated from the coding sequence ATGATTTACGTTAGCAGGTTAGAGCACTTCAATGCAGCTCATAAGCTATTCAACCCGAACTGGTCGTTGGCAAAGAACAAGGAGGTTTTCGGGCCATGTGCCAACACTAACTGGCATGGGCACAATTACGAGCTGATCGTGACGGTGAAAGGAATGCCTGATCCGGACACAGGTTTTGTGATCGACCTGAAAAAACTCAGTACTCTTATTCGTACGCACATCATTGCTAAGGTTGACCACAAGAACCTGAACCTGGATGTTGCTTTTATGGAGGATAAGCTGGCCAGCACAGAGAACCTGATCGTGGAGTTCTGGAAAATTCTGGAGCCACGCGTAAAGGAGATCTCCAATAACAACGCGAGTTTGCACAGCCTGAAGCTGTACGAAACCCCGCGCAACTATGTAGAGTACTTCGGAGAATAA
- the lpxB gene encoding lipid-A-disaccharide synthase, translating to MKYYIIAGERSGDLHASNLIKQLRKQDPEAQIRGWGGDMMQNAGMDLVRHYQEMAFMGFAEVFKSLRKILGFLSEAKADIKQYQPDVVILVDYAGFNMRIARFAKKQGLKVFYYISPKVWAWNQGRVHGIKKVVDRMFVIMPFEEDFYGRFDYKVDYVGNPVNDSVTDHVPSADFRTRNKLYNNKPIIAILPGSRRQEIENMLHVMLSVLPNFRDFQFVVAGVSNFSKEYYEQYNKDSNIKIVYDQTYDLLSHSKAALVTSGTATLETALFGVPQVVCYKTSAISYTIGKMVIKVPYISLVNLIADKPVVTELIQDDFTAKQIVAELKRVLFDKHFMQKQQEGYALVRKKIGEFRTAERAAQLMVGYLKAEKV from the coding sequence ATGAAATATTACATCATAGCCGGAGAGCGATCCGGCGACCTGCACGCATCTAACCTCATCAAACAGCTCCGTAAGCAAGATCCGGAAGCACAGATCAGAGGCTGGGGCGGTGATATGATGCAAAATGCCGGTATGGATCTGGTGCGTCATTACCAGGAGATGGCGTTTATGGGATTCGCCGAAGTTTTTAAAAGCCTGCGCAAGATCCTTGGTTTTCTAAGTGAGGCAAAAGCAGATATAAAGCAGTATCAACCAGATGTAGTAATATTGGTAGACTATGCTGGCTTTAATATGCGTATTGCCCGTTTCGCCAAAAAGCAGGGGCTAAAAGTATTTTACTACATTTCTCCCAAAGTCTGGGCTTGGAACCAGGGGCGTGTGCACGGAATTAAAAAAGTGGTGGACCGTATGTTCGTCATCATGCCTTTTGAGGAGGATTTCTACGGCAGGTTCGACTACAAAGTAGATTATGTGGGCAACCCTGTGAATGACTCTGTGACAGATCATGTACCTTCTGCCGATTTCAGGACAAGAAACAAACTCTACAACAACAAGCCCATCATTGCTATACTGCCGGGCAGCCGCAGGCAAGAGATCGAGAACATGCTGCATGTCATGCTTAGTGTTCTACCTAACTTCCGGGATTTTCAGTTTGTAGTGGCAGGCGTTAGCAACTTCTCTAAAGAGTATTACGAGCAGTATAATAAAGACTCCAACATTAAGATAGTTTACGACCAGACTTACGACTTGCTGTCGCATTCCAAAGCTGCGCTTGTAACATCAGGTACAGCAACCCTGGAAACTGCTCTGTTTGGGGTTCCGCAAGTAGTTTGTTATAAGACTAGTGCTATCTCCTACACCATTGGTAAGATGGTAATCAAGGTACCTTATATCTCGCTGGTAAATCTTATTGCTGATAAACCTGTGGTAACCGAGCTTATTCAGGATGATTTTACGGCTAAGCAGATTGTGGCTGAGCTAAAGCGGGTGCTGTTTGATAAGCATTTTATGCAGAAGCAGCAGGAGGGGTATGCACTCGTAAGAAAAAAGATCGGAGAGTTCAGAACAGCGGAACGTGCTGCCCAGCTGATGGTGGGTTATCTAAAGGCAGAAAAGGTTTAA